The DNA segment CTGGTCGAAGCGTGGCCCCGCGTCCGCGAGGAGTTCCCCGACGCCGAACTCCACGTCGTCGGCGGCGGCCACCCCGAGTCGTACGGCGAGACGCCGGGCGTCAGAGTTCGGGGCTACGTCGAGGATCTCGCCGACGCGTTCGCCCCGGCGTCGCTGTTCGTTCAACCCTCGCGGATGGACACCTTCCCCGTCAGCACCCTCGAAGCCATGCGGGCCGGACTGCCGCCGCTGGTCACCCGAACGACCGGGACGCGCTCGGAGGCGCGGGAGATCGACGAGTCGCTCGTCGTCGAAACCAACACCTACGCGCTCTCCCGCGGCGTCCGGGAGTACTTCCACCGTGACGCCGACGAACGCCGCGAGTTCGCCGACCGCGCTCGCGAACGCGGCGCTCGGTTCGACCCCGCCTCGCGGAAGGCGGCGTTCCGCAAGGCGTTCCGGCGAGTTCTCAAAGCACTTTAATCTCGGCGGGGCGAGTACCCGCACATGACCGTCTACGTCGTCGGCCTCGACGGGGCCGACTGGTCGCTGCTGCGGCCCTGGGCCGAGGAGGGCCACCTCCCGGCGTTCGCCCGCGTGCTCGACGGCGGCGTCGCGGGCGACCTCCGGAGCACCCTCCCGCCGGTCACCTTCCCGGCGTGGAAGTGCTACTCGACGGGCAAGACCCCCGGCAAACTCGGCGTCTACGAGTGGTTCGCCTACGACCGCGCGACGAACGAGATATCGGCCAACGACGCGAGCGACTTTCGCTCCCGGGAGTACTGGGACGTCCTGGCCGAGAGCGGCCGGCGAGCGGGCGTGGTCAACATGCCGACCACGCATCCGCCGAAGATGGACGCCGACGCCCCCGAAGGCGTCCTCACTATCGCCGGGAGTCCCGCGAGCGAGCGCAAGCGGTTCACCAGCCCCGAGTCGCTGAAGGACGAACTGCTGGCCGAGATTCCCGACTACCGGGTCAAGCCCGACCTCGTGCTCGACCAGGCGACCCCCGACGAACTGGTCGCGGAGGCCCGGTCGCTGTTCGAACAGCGGTTCGCGGCGGCGACGTGGCTCGCCGACGAGAAGGACTGCGACCTCGTCCACACCACGCTCTTCGCGACCGACACCCTCCAGCACCGGCTCTGGGACCGCCCGGAGAAGCTTCGCGCGGCGTACGAGCGCGTCGACGAACTCCTCGGGGACCTGCTGGACCGCGACGACGCCGAGGCCGTCTTCCTGATGAGCGACCACGGCTTCACCGGAATCGACGAGATCTTCCTCGTCAACCAGTGGTTGCTCGAACGCGGCGACCTCGCGGTCGAGGAGTCCGAGTCCCGGGACCTGCTGGCGACCATCGGATTGACCGAGGAGCGACTGAAGCGACTGGTCGGCGAACTCGGCCTCGTCGGCCTCGCCCAGTCGCTCGTCCCCGAGTCCGTCCAGCGGTTCTTCCCGAGCGAGAGCGGCCGCGTGGCGATTCAGGACGCCGCCATCGACTGGTCGCGGACGAAGGCGGTTTCGCTCGGTCGCGGTCCGGTGTACGTCAACCGCGGCGCCTTCCCGGACGAGGCGGCGGCCGACGAGTACGCCGCGGCCCTCGCGGCCGACCTCGAATCGCTCGAAACGCCGGCGGGCGACCCCGTAGTCGCGGAGGTTCACGACCCCGCCGAAATCTACACCGGCGACCGCGCGCGCGGCCCGGACCTGGTGGTCGAGTACGCCACCGGCGTCGACGCGCCGGAAGCCATCGGCGGAGGCGTCTTCGGCGAGACGACCGAGTGGCTGGCGACCCACCGCCGGTCGGGCGTGTTCGCCGCGCTGGGCGACGGCGTCGGAACCGGAACCGCCGACCTCGACCTCTACGACCTCGCGCCGACCCTGCTCCACTACCTCGGGGCGGCGGTCCCGGAGGACGTCGACGGCGAGGTGCGCCGCGACGCGCTGGCCGGCGAGGCAGCCGAGCGCGACGTCGAGTACGGCCCGCCGACGGCGACCGAAGCGGCCGGGGCGGGCGCCGGCGAGGAAGTCGAGGACACGCTGCGCGAGTTGGGGTATCTGGAGTGATTCGACATACCCAAATAGTAGCCCGAGCACCACTCGCGGTGAGATTCGAATGACGTTCGGCGACTGGCTCTCGGACACGCGCGAACGCGTCGGCCGTGACGGCTCCCAAGGGATGAAAGAGAGCCTTCGAGAGCTGTGGGTCGGTGCGCTCCGGCGAACCGACGGCCTCTATTCGGGCGGCGAACACGTCTTCGAACGCGATTGGGACGTACTGATTCTGCTCGACGCCTGTCGGGTGGACCTGATGCGCGAGGTCGCCGACGAACACGCCTTCCTCGACGGTCCCGATACGCTCACCTCCGTCGGCAGTTCTTCGATACAGTGGATGGAGCGGACCTTCACCGAGGAGTACGCCGAGGAGATGCGCGAGACGGCGTACGTCACGGGCAACCCGTTCAGCAAGCGCGTTCTGAGCGAGGACGACCTCCTCGCGCTCGACGAAGTGTGGCGCTACGGCTGGGACGACGAAACCGGCACGATTCCCGCGCGGAACGTCACCGACCGGGCCATCGCCGCTGGCCGCGAACGCGACGCCGAACGGCTGATCGTCCACTACATGCAACCGCACTTCCCGTCGGTTCCCGAACCGCTCACCGACGGCATGAACGCGGACACGCTCGGCGACGGCGAAGGGTGGGACTCGCCGTGGCACCGTCTGCGACGGGGCGAACTCGACCGGGAGACGGTGTGGTCGTCGTACCGAGCGAACCTCCGGTACGTCCTGGAAGACGTGGCGCTGCTGCTGGAGAACGTAGACGCCGACCGCGTCGTCATCAGCGCCGACCACGCCAACGCCGCCGGCGAGTACGGCGTGTACGGCCATCCGAAGATTCCCCTGCCGGTCATCCGCACGGTGCCGTGGTATCGGACGAGCGCGACGGACGGCGGGAGCTACGAACCCGAGTTCGAACCGCAGGCCGAACGCGGAGACGTCGAAGAGAAGTTGGGCGCGCTCGGCTACCTCTGACCTTTCGAAGTCCATCAACCTCGAACGACGGTCGTCGAGACTACTCCATGTACCCGAGGTCCTTCAGGTGCTCGGCCACCATCTCCTCGTCCTCGTCGACGCCGTGCGAACCGCCCTCGCGCATCTGCTTCATCCGCTCTCGGTGGTCGTCGAGCGCGGCCGTCAACTCCTCGAACTCGCGAACGTCGTCCGCCGAACGGTCGTCCTCCGGTCGCTCGTCGGGCGTCTCCCGCACGTTGAAGCGGAACTCGCCGTCGTCGCCGTGCCGCAGGAGTTTCCAGCCGTCGGCCCGCCGAGCGCTACACCGGGCGTAATCGACGTGCCTACCAACGTCGGCGAAACTGTACTCGCGGGCGTCGACCTCGCCGTCGGCGAGGTCCCAGGCGGACTCGCCCTCCCAGCCGTCGAACGCGTCGAGGCCGAGCGCGTCGGTGACGGTCGGCGGAAGGTCGACGAGTCGGGTCTGTCCCTCGACGGCCGCCGCTTCTCGGTTGGGGTGGTGGACGACGAACGGGACGCGGAGGACGCCCTCCCAGAACTCCGGCGGGTGGCCGGCGTGGCGGTGTTCGCCGACGAGTTCGCCGTGGTCGGCGGTGAAGACGACGAGGGTGTCGTCCAGCAGGTCGCGGTTGTCGAGCGCGTTCAGTACCTTGCCGAACTGGTCGTCGACGTAGGCGCACTCGGCGTCGTAGAGCCTTCGAATCAGCTCCCACTCGCGGTCGGTCACCTCCTCGGGATGGTGGGTGCCCTTCCGAGAGAGGCCGCGACACCGCGCGAGGTCGAGCGGTTCGTCCAAGAACTGTCGCTGGAACTCCTCGGGCGCCTCGTAGGGGTGGTGGGCGTCCATGTAGTGGAGCCACGCGAACCACTCGCCCGACCGGTCGTCGATCCAGTCGAACGCACGCCGGTTGAGCGACTCGGCGCGCTCGTACTCGCTCTCGTTGCCGGTCGCGGTGGCGAACGCGGCGTCGACGCGGTTGTACACCCGCTCGATGGTCTTGAACAGCGTCCCCTCCTTGTCGAGGTTCGACTGGACGAACTGCTTGAGTTTGCCCGCCTCGGTCGTGCCGCTGGCGTCGTGCATCACCGAGAAGCCCCGGTCGTAGTGGTACGACCCGCTGGCGAAGTGGTTGTCCGTGTAGCCCGCGGTGGCGTACCCCGCGTCGCGGAGTCGCTCGGCGAGCGTCTGAATGCCGTCGTCGGCGCCGGGTTCGGGGATGCCGAGTCCCTCGATGCTCGCGAAGTACCGACTCGCGTGGATGGACGGGAACGACGCCGGCGTCGACGGGCCGTTGGCGACGCACTCGGTGAACTCTACCGCCCCGTCGGCGAACGACCGAGTTTCGGGCATCACCTCCGGATCCACCCGGTCGGCCCGGAGCGAGTCGACGGTGACGAGGAGGACGTTCATACTCGCTCCCTGTCGGTCGACGGTTAAAACGCTACTCGTCCGCGCCGGCGCTCGCGATCGCATCAACTGCGGGGACGTGGCGCCGGACTACTCGTACGCCGCCAGCACGCGCTCGGTCACCTCGTCCCAGGTCGGGAGCGGCGCGTCGGGCGCGTCGCGCCCGACCGCCGCTCTGGCGGCCCGGGCCACCGCTTCGGGCGCGACCGACGAGACGCCGACGCAGTCGCCGCGGTCGGCCCAGTCGACCAGCGCGCCCGCCTCCCGGACCACGCACGGCGTGCCGGCCGCGAGCGACTCCGCGACGGTCATCCCGTAGGACTCGAACGCAGAGAGCGTGAGGTAGGCCGCCGCGCCGGCGTACAGCCCCGGAAGTTCCTCGTCCGCGACGAATCCGAGGAACTCGACGCGGCCAGCGACGCCGGCGTCGCGGGCCGCGCGCTCCAGTTCCTCGCGGTAGTCGCCCAACCCGGCAACGAGGAGGTCGTACTCCGGGAGCGCATCGAGCGCGCGAATCGCGTGCTGGACGCCCTTGTACGCCTCCAGTCGGCCGACGCAGAGCAGATAGGGCCGGTCGCGCTCCGCGGGGATCGCGTCCTCGAATCGCCCGACGTCCAGACCGTTGGGAATCACGGCGGCCGAGACGCCGAAGTCCTCGCGGAGGCGGTCACGCTCCCACTCACTGACCGCGACGACCTCGTCGGCGCGGCGGAGCGCCCACCCGCCGAGAGGTCGGTACAGCGAGAGCAGTCGGTCCCGGAAGCCGCTAGCGCTCCCGCCGTGGTAGTGTGGCGTCACGACCAGTCGAGTGCGGGCGCCCGCCCCGAGCGCGGCGAAGAACGCGGGCAGAGAGTGGTAGTTGTGGGCGTGAACCACGTCGGGATTCGCCCGTCGAACCGCCCGGACGACGCCGGGCGCGACGTGGAACGCGCCGCCGGGCGCGAACCCGCGGAACCGCCGCACGTCCACGCTGTTCCGCGTTTCGCGTCGGGACACGTCGCCGCCCGCGTCGGCCGCGAAGACGGTGACCTCGTGGCCGCGGGCGACCATCCGCTCGGCGAGTTCGGAGACGTGCGTTTCGACGCCGCCGGCGTGCGGCGGGTAGCGCGGCGTCACCTGGAGTATCCGCATGAGCTACTCGAACGCCTCGCGCAACTCCTCGTCGACCTCCCAGGTCCCGTCGCCCTCGCCGCGCAGGAGCGCGACCGACGCGTTCAGCAACGACACCTGCGAGTCGAGGATGGCGTAGAGCGCCTGTAACGGTCCCAGGAGGTCCTTCTGTCCGAGCCAGACGAACCCGCCGAGCGCGACCGGAACCGCCAGTCCGGCCCAACCGGCGACCGAAACCGCGGCCGCCGTGACCGCGAGCACGTCGAGCGCGACGAGCCACGGCGAAATAACCATGAACCACCAGTTGAACGGGAGCACCAGCTTTCCGTAGTTGCCGTACTTGCCGAGCGCGTCGCGATGTTGGGCGAGCAGACGAATCAGGCCCATCCCCCGGCGGTCCTTCTGCAGACGCCGCTTTCCGAAGTCGGAGTGGGAGGCTTCCTTGTACCGGACCGCGGGGTCGAAGACCACGCGGTCGCCGCCGCGGCGGATCTTCAGCGCGAGTTCGGTGTCGTCGGCCAGCGAGTTCGGGTCGATGGGGACGATGGCGTCGTTGTCGAACGCCGAGAACGGACCGTGGAAGATGAGCGTCGAGTCGAGGTGCGATTCGAGCGTCTGGATGTGGGCCTGCACGCCCCGGTAGCCGGCTTCGACCTCGCTTCCGCCGAGGACCTCGGCGTTCTGTCCCGTCACGGCGGCCACGTCGGGGTCGGCGAGGTTCGCGGCGGCCTGCCGGAGCGCGTCCGGCGCGACGTAGGAGTCGCAGTCGGTCTTGACCACCATCTCGTTTTCCGCGGCCGCGTAGGCGTCGTTGAGCGCGGGTGCGAGGCCGCGACGCTCCCGCTCGCGGATGAGGTTCAGTTCCGGGTACTCGCGGTCGGCGAAGTACTCCTCGATGAGTTCGGGCGTCTCGTCGTCCGAGGAGTCGACGACGACCAGTTCGACCTTCTCCATCGGGTAGTCGAGCGCCAGCACGTCGTCGAGTTTCTTCTCGATGATGCCCGACTCGTTGTACGTCGGGAGCACGATGCTGGCAGTCGGTTCCGCGTCGCGCTTGTCGGCCGGCGAACCGCTCGGTCGAACCGCGGCGTAGAGCGCGAGGTACGCGAGGTACGGCAGGGCCGTCACGGCGACGAGGGCACCTGCGGCGGCCACCAGGGAGTCCATGTAACCGGCTACGGAAGGGGGTTATAATTGATTGTTGCTTGCGCGGCGGTCCCCCGTCGGCTCGGCGAAGCGGTCGGATACCGGCGCGACCGCTGCTCAGAACGTGAAAAATGAAGCCCCGTCGGAACAGGGCGAAAACGTGAGAGGAAGGTCGGTCGGTAACTTCCGCTTAGACCGTCACCGCGTTCTCTTGGGAGAGCGACTGCGGGACGTTCGCGCGGTAGATGGTGACCGCACCGTACTGGGTGGTCAGCTTGAGTTCGACTTCCGAACCCTCGGAGAGGCGCTGACCGGTGATCGCGGTCGTGTTGAGCATGATCTTGAACCGGTCGTCCTGCTCGTCAAGCACGGGCACCGATTTCGACGGGTCCTTTATCTTGGTGACGTCGAAGTAGTCGAAGTCGCCGACTTCGCTGTCCGAACCACTGACGTCCATGGCGGTCCGCGAGCTACCGTCAGCCTTGGTCAGCTGGATAGCCTGGTTGAAGTTGTCGCCGCTCGGACTCCCGTCGCCGTCCTTGGCCTCGGGCACCTTCGTCAGCGTCGTGGCTCGGTTCGGACCGATCCACTCGATGGTTGCAGCCGAGAGGTTGATATCGTCGGAGCCGGAGCCGCGCATCACGGTGAGGTTGAGGTAGTCGACTTTCTCGTCGTTGCCGACGTTACCGAAGCCGGAGACGACCTGCACGCGGTTGGACACCTGCGCACTGGACTCCTGGCCGGTCTGCTCGCTCTTGGTCTGGAGGAACCCAGCCGTGTTGATGAGGACGCCGGCGGCGATCGCCGCGACCAGCACCATCGCGATGAACACGATCAGCGTGCCGATACCCACCTGACCACGGTCTTCGACCGCGCCTTCGATTCTGTCTTTGCACCGAGAGAGTAGAGTTTGTATCATCATTCGTACCGTATTGGATGTCGGGAACTTTCCCATCGATGACGTGCAACCAGAGATATATATAACATTCGTCGGTTCTCATCGCTGATAACTGACGGCGCGAGCGACCGCCGGAACGTAACTCTTTCGAGAATCCCCGACGGGGGAGCGGGACGGTCCGGTGATGCTCCAACTATTTCTGACACGTCGAATGAGCGCAGACGGCAAGGCAACGCGGGTGACGTAAAGTTTAAATTTTAGAGGTGTTCGTCGAGGGTGGTCGCCGCGCCTCGATAGGTAAGCCTTTTGCGCACGTGGCAACCTACTCCCTCTCGATGGCCGACCGCGAGGACGTATGCGTACTCGTTCCGACGCTGAACGAAGCCGAAACCATCGGCGAGGTGATCGACGGCTTCAGGAGCCGCGGGTTCGAGAACGTCCTCGTGGTCGACGGCAACTCGACCGACGGCACCGAAGACGTGGCCCGCGAACACGGCGCGCGCGTCGTCAAGCAGTCGGGCACCGGCAAGGGCCAGGCGATTCGCGAGGCGCTCCAGTACATCGAGGCGGAGTACGTGCTGATGCTCGACGGCGACGGCACCTACCGACCGGAGGACGCCGAGGCGATGCTCGAACCGCTGTTCTCGGGGCGGTACGAGCACGTCATCGGCGACCGCTTCGCCGACATGGAGGAGGGCGCGATGACGCGACTCAACCAGGCCGGCAACGGGATGTTCAACTGGGTGTTCCGCAACATCCACGGCCGGGACTTCCAGGATATCCTCAGCGGCTACCGGGCGTTCACCCGCGAGTCGGTCGACAACTTCTACCTCGACGCCGACGGCTTCGGCGTCGAAACCGAGATGGCGGTCGAGTGCGTGAAACACGGCGTTCCCACGAAGGTCGTCCCCATCCGCTACGAGGCCCGTCCGGACGAGTCGGACACCAACCTCCACCCGATACACGACGGCGGCGTCATCCTGCTCACGCTCTACCAACTGGCGAAGACGAACAACCCGCTGTTCTACTTCGGGAGCGTCGGCCTGCTGAGTTCGCTGTTCGGCGTTCTGGTCGCCGCCTACGTCGGCTACGAGTGGTTCGGGCCGGCCAACACCTCCCACGAGGTGCTGGCGGTCGTCTCGGCGTTCGCCATCCTGTTCGGCGTCCAGTTGCTGATGTTCGGCGTGCTCTCGGACATGATCGTGACGCTCCACCGCGAGCAGATGCGGCGACTCGACTGAACGTTCCGGATTTTCGAAACGTCGGTAGCGTTATTCGGAGCGACGAAGTACGTAGTCGTGCATGTTTGACAATCACAATCTCGCCGACTACGACGACGCCCGCGCGTCGTTCTCGTGGGACGACATCTACGCCGAGGCCGACTGGGACGCTCCGGCCGAACTCAACGTCGCACACGAGGTCTGCGACCGCCACGCCGAGAACCGCGAGAAGGTCGCACTCTACCAGGTGAGCGAGGACGGCGACCTCACGAAACTGACGTTCTGGGAACTCGCCGAGCGGTCGAACCGGTTCGCGAACGTCCTCGAGGACCTCGGCGTCGAGGAGAGCGACCGGGTGTTCTCGTACATGCCGCGAATCCCCGAGCACTACGTCGCACTCGTCGGGACGCTCAAGCGCGGCGCGGTGTTCGGCGGCGTCAACGAGCGGTTCGGCCCGGACGGCATCTCCTACCGTCTCGACGACTGCGACGCGTCGGTCGTCGTCACGACGAGCGACAACCGCGAGACGGTCGAGAAGGCGCTCGAAGACGTTCCCTCGGTCGAGCACGTCGTCGTCGTGGACCGCGACGCGGAGTCGGCCGGCGCAGATGCACCGGCCGACTCCGTGAGCAGCGAGCGGGAAGGCGACATCGACTTCGACGAGGTGCTGGCCGACGCGAGTCGGGACTACGAGGCCGCCCGGACCGGCGGCGAGGACGACGCGCTGCTGTACTACACCAGCGGGACAACAGGCCTGGCGAAGGGCGTCCTCCACAAACAGCGGTGGGTCGCCGGCGTGGCGGCGACCCAGAAGTTCGCGGTCGACCTCCAACCCGGCGACCTCTACTGGTCGACCGCCGACCTCGGGTGGCTGACCGGCCCCATCAACACGCTCGGCGCGTGGTTCTGGGGCGCGGCGCTGTTCACCTACGAGGGCGAGTTCGACCCCGAGACGTGGGCCGACCTGCTCGACGAGTACCCCATCACCGTGCTGTTCAGCGTGCCCACCGCCTACCGGATGCTCCGGGAGAAAGAGCACGTCCTGGAGGGCGTCGACCTCGACCTGCGCCACGCGCTCTCCATCGGCGAACCGCTCTCGGCCGGGGTGGTCGACTGGGGCGAGGAGACGCTGGGCGTCACCGTCCACGACACCTACGGCCAGACCGAGACGGGGAACATGATAATCAACAACTACCCGACGATGACGTTGAAACCGGGGAGCATGGGCAAGCCCCTGCCGGGTATCGAGGCCGAGGTCGTCGACCCCGAAACCGGCGAGCCGATGGAACCGGGCGAAACCGGCGAAATCGCCCAGCGGGGCGACTACCCCTGTTTCTTCGCGGAGTACTGGGAGAAACCCGAGCAGACCGCCGACTGCTTCGTCAACGATTGGTACCTCTCGGGCGACCTCGCGCGCAAGGACGAGGACGGGTACTTCTGGTTCGAGGGCCGGGCCGACGACGTCATCATCTCGTCTGGCTACCGCATCGGCCCGTTCGAGGTCGAGAGTTCGCTCGGCGAACACCCCGCCGTCGCCGAGGCCGCGGTCGTCCCCAAACCCGACCGCGAACGCGGCAACATCGTGAAGGCCTACGTGGTCCCGAGCGAGGCGGCCGACCCCTCCGAGGAACTCGCCGAAGAAGTCAAGAATCACGTCCGCGACGAACTCTCCGCCCACGAGTACCCCCGGGAAATCGAGTTCGTCGAGGAACTGCCCAAGACCGTGACGGGCAAGATTCGGCGCACCGAACTGCAGGACGACGCCGAGCAAGAAGCCGAAGTCGAGTCGGAGTGAACGCGACCCGCCCCGTCTCAGAGCGGGAGCGCCGCGCGCACTCGCTCGATGACGCCCGGGGTCCGAGAGGTTCGGTAGCGTTCGAAGACGGGGTGGAGCGCGTTCAGGAAGTCCTGCTGGCTCTCGAACCGAGTCCGGTCGGTGTCGCCGACGGCCTCCGAGAGCGAGACGGCGTGTCCTTTCGCGTTGTAGTCGATGCGAGGGTCCGACAGCGACCGAACGACCTCCTCGCCCGTCGCGGGAAACGATACCTCTGCGCCGTCGAGTTCGGCCGCCACCTCGGCGATGCCGAACTCGATGACCTCCGGTCCGTCGTCCGTGTTCGACGAAGGTGGCCTGACGCCCATGGGGATAGGTATCGACCCGGAGTTTGAAAAGCTACTCCCCCGAGGGGCGCGGCGGTTAAGTTCCTCGGTTCTATGCAATTCTCCGCCGGACGAAACCAACCGAATCCGCGCGACGCCTCGGCGTCGGTCGTTGGATAACGTTGATGATGGATAGTGCCTTTCTTAACCGTCCGGCACTTACGTCACGCTATGACAGGCGTTCGAGTTGCGGGCGTGGGGCTGACCCACTTCGGCAAGCACCCCGAGCGAACCGGCCGGGACCTCTTCGCGGAGGCGAGCGCGGCGGCGTTCGCCGACGCGGGCGTCGACCGCTCGGCGGTCGAGTCGCTGAAGTACGGCAACTTCATGGGCGAACTGGCCGAACACCAGGGTCACCAGGGGCCGCTGATGGCGGAAGCCGCGGGCGTCGACGCGCCCGCGACCCGCTACGAGAGCGCGTGCGCCTCCTCGGGCGTCGCGGTGCGCGAAGCCGTCAAGGACGTCCGCAACGGCGAGGCCGACGTGGTGCTGGTCGGCGGCGCCGAGCGCATGAACAACCTCGGGACCGCGGGCACGACCGAGGCGCTGGCCATCGCGGCCGACGACCTCTACGAGGTCCGGGCGGGCATCACCTTCCCCGGCGCGTACGCGCTGATGGCCCGCGCGTACTTCGAGCGCTACGGCGGGACCCGGGAGGACCTCGCCGCCATCGCGGTGAAGAACCACGACAACGCCCTGCCGAACGAGCACGCGCAGTTCCAGCGCGAAATCACGGTCGACGAGGCGCTCGACGCGCCGATGATCGCCGACCCGCTCGGCCTCTACGACGCCTGCCCCATCACCGACGGCGCGAGCGCCGTCGTCCTCGTCAGCGACGAGTACGCCGAGGCTCACGACCTCGACGCGCCGGTCGCCGTCACCGGCACGGGACAAGGCGGCGACAAGATGGCCCTCCAGGACCGCGAGTACCTCGCCCGCACGCCCGCCGCCGAGAAGGCCGCCGAGGAGGCCTACGCCGACGCGGGTGTCGAGGCGACCGACGTGGCGACCGCCGAGGTCCACGACTGCTTCACCATCGCGGAGGTGCTGGCGCTCGAATCGCTCGACTTCTACGCGCCCGGCGAGGGCATCGGCGCGGCCGCCCGCGGCGAGACGACCCGCGACGGCGACCTGCCGGTGAACCTCTCGGGCGGTCTCAAGGCCAAAGGACACCCGGTCGGCGCGACCGGTACGAGTCAAATCGCAGAGCTGACTCGCCTGCTCCGGGGCGACCACCCCAACAGCGACGCCGTGGACGGCGAGGTCGGCGTGGCACACAACGCCGGCGGAACGGTCGCCAGCACCACGGTCCACGTCCTGGAGGTGGTCGCATGAGCGGCGACGAACTCGTTCGCGACGACGGCTTCGACGACTTCCTCGACGCGGTCGCCGACGGCGAGGGGTTCTACGTGGAGTGCGAGAACGGCCACGGGTCGCTGCCGCCCCGGCGGGTCTGCCCGCACTGCGGGACGACCGACCTCAAAGAGGTTCCGCTACCCGAGAGTGGCGAGGTCGAAACCCACACGACGATTCACGTCGCCTCGCCGGAGTTCGCCGACGACGTCCCCTACGTCACCGCCGTCGTCGACTTCGGCCCGGTGCGACTCACCGGCCAACTCCAGGACGTCGACCCCGATGCGGTCGAAACCGGCGCGTCGGTCGCCCCCGACGTCGGGTCGACCGAGACGACCGGCGAGCGAATCCTAGTTTTCCGACCGCGGTAGTCCGTCCCGCAGTCCTCGACGGGCGACCGCGGTCGGACGAACTTCCGAGACGTTAGCCCTGGCTTCGCTCGAAGAAGATTCCGTCGGCCGGTCCGGTCCGGGGTCACCCGCGGGCGACCCCGGACTGGCTGCTACCGTCGGTTTACTGCCCGGCTTCGGCGCTCTGTTCGCCCTCCGCCTCTGTTTCGACGTCCGTCTCGTGTTCGGGTTCGACGTCGATGCCCGCCGCGGTCAGTTCGTCCACCAACACGTCGAGGAACGGGCCGGGGTGTTCGGCGTGGGGGAGCAGGCGGGCGTCGTCGAAGACGACCAGTTTCGCGTCGGCCTGCTCGGCGAGTTCCTCGCCCTCCGAAAGCGGCGTGACGGTGGCGTCGCGACCCCAGACGATGGTGACGGGGACGTCCAGCGTCGACAGTTCCGCTCCGAGGTCGACGTCCGGGTCGAGGAAGCCCGAGACGAACGAGGCGGGCGCGAACCGCGCGCCCGGCTGGTGGGCGGTCTGCCACTGGTCGTCGACGTCGTGTTCGGTGTACCCGGCCTCCGTCGAGTAAGCGTCGCGGTTGTCGAAGTAGTGCAGCGACCGGCGACTCGTGAGGAGGTTGAACAGCGCGGTTCCGACCAGCGGCGACCGGAACAGCGACCGGAGCCAGGTCCGGCGCTTGCCCGTGTCGGCGGTCGGGCAGACAAGCACCATCCGGGAGAACACGTCGGCCTGCTGCTGGGCGAGCACCGCGTAGGAGCCGGTGAGCGAGGACGCCACGCAGGCGGCGTCGTCGGTCAGGTCCTCGGCGAAGTCGGTGACGAAGGCGGTGTACAGCGACGCCGAGTAGGTCAGCGGCGGCCGGTCCGACCGGCCGAAGCCCGGCAGGTCCGGCGCGACGACGTGGTGGGTCTTGCTCAGTTGTTCGAAGATCTGGTCGAACTCCTTGTTCGAGGCGGCGGCGTGAATTCCGTGCAACAGGAGTACGTCCGGGTCGTCCGGGTCGCCGGCCTCGGTGTACGCGACGTCGAATCCGCGCCAGCGGTACGTCTGCTGTTCGCCCGGGAGCGCGGGTTGGAGTTCGCCCGCTTTTCGGGCGAGTAGTCGATTCCCGACTGCGGCGGCGCCCAGTCCTCCCGCAACCGCGGTGACGGCGGTTCGTAGCTTCATGGGCGACTAGTCACCGTGGAGAGGTTTAGCTCTT comes from the Halorussus vallis genome and includes:
- a CDS encoding archaellin/type IV pilin N-terminal domain-containing protein, which encodes MIQTLLSRCKDRIEGAVEDRGQVGIGTLIVFIAMVLVAAIAAGVLINTAGFLQTKSEQTGQESSAQVSNRVQVVSGFGNVGNDEKVDYLNLTVMRGSGSDDINLSAATIEWIGPNRATTLTKVPEAKDGDGSPSGDNFNQAIQLTKADGSSRTAMDVSGSDSEVGDFDYFDVTKIKDPSKSVPVLDEQDDRFKIMLNTTAITGQRLSEGSEVELKLTTQYGAVTIYRANVPQSLSQENAVTV
- a CDS encoding alkaline phosphatase family protein, whose translation is MTVYVVGLDGADWSLLRPWAEEGHLPAFARVLDGGVAGDLRSTLPPVTFPAWKCYSTGKTPGKLGVYEWFAYDRATNEISANDASDFRSREYWDVLAESGRRAGVVNMPTTHPPKMDADAPEGVLTIAGSPASERKRFTSPESLKDELLAEIPDYRVKPDLVLDQATPDELVAEARSLFEQRFAAATWLADEKDCDLVHTTLFATDTLQHRLWDRPEKLRAAYERVDELLGDLLDRDDAEAVFLMSDHGFTGIDEIFLVNQWLLERGDLAVEESESRDLLATIGLTEERLKRLVGELGLVGLAQSLVPESVQRFFPSESGRVAIQDAAIDWSRTKAVSLGRGPVYVNRGAFPDEAAADEYAAALAADLESLETPAGDPVVAEVHDPAEIYTGDRARGPDLVVEYATGVDAPEAIGGGVFGETTEWLATHRRSGVFAALGDGVGTGTADLDLYDLAPTLLHYLGAAVPEDVDGEVRRDALAGEAAERDVEYGPPTATEAAGAGAGEEVEDTLRELGYLE
- a CDS encoding glycosyltransferase family 4 protein — translated: MRILQVTPRYPPHAGGVETHVSELAERMVARGHEVTVFAADAGGDVSRRETRNSVDVRRFRGFAPGGAFHVAPGVVRAVRRANPDVVHAHNYHSLPAFFAALGAGARTRLVVTPHYHGGSASGFRDRLLSLYRPLGGWALRRADEVVAVSEWERDRLREDFGVSAAVIPNGLDVGRFEDAIPAERDRPYLLCVGRLEAYKGVQHAIRALDALPEYDLLVAGLGDYREELERAARDAGVAGRVEFLGFVADEELPGLYAGAAAYLTLSAFESYGMTVAESLAAGTPCVVREAGALVDWADRGDCVGVSSVAPEAVARAARAAVGRDAPDAPLPTWDEVTERVLAAYE
- a CDS encoding glycosyltransferase, whose amino-acid sequence is MDSLVAAAGALVAVTALPYLAYLALYAAVRPSGSPADKRDAEPTASIVLPTYNESGIIEKKLDDVLALDYPMEKVELVVVDSSDDETPELIEEYFADREYPELNLIRERERRGLAPALNDAYAAAENEMVVKTDCDSYVAPDALRQAAANLADPDVAAVTGQNAEVLGGSEVEAGYRGVQAHIQTLESHLDSTLIFHGPFSAFDNDAIVPIDPNSLADDTELALKIRRGGDRVVFDPAVRYKEASHSDFGKRRLQKDRRGMGLIRLLAQHRDALGKYGNYGKLVLPFNWWFMVISPWLVALDVLAVTAAAVSVAGWAGLAVPVALGGFVWLGQKDLLGPLQALYAILDSQVSLLNASVALLRGEGDGTWEVDEELREAFE
- a CDS encoding sulfatase; translated protein: MNVLLVTVDSLRADRVDPEVMPETRSFADGAVEFTECVANGPSTPASFPSIHASRYFASIEGLGIPEPGADDGIQTLAERLRDAGYATAGYTDNHFASGSYHYDRGFSVMHDASGTTEAGKLKQFVQSNLDKEGTLFKTIERVYNRVDAAFATATGNESEYERAESLNRRAFDWIDDRSGEWFAWLHYMDAHHPYEAPEEFQRQFLDEPLDLARCRGLSRKGTHHPEEVTDREWELIRRLYDAECAYVDDQFGKVLNALDNRDLLDDTLVVFTADHGELVGEHRHAGHPPEFWEGVLRVPFVVHHPNREAAAVEGQTRLVDLPPTVTDALGLDAFDGWEGESAWDLADGEVDAREYSFADVGRHVDYARCSARRADGWKLLRHGDDGEFRFNVRETPDERPEDDRSADDVREFEELTAALDDHRERMKQMREGGSHGVDEDEEMVAEHLKDLGYME